The following are encoded together in the Vigna unguiculata cultivar IT97K-499-35 chromosome 2, ASM411807v1, whole genome shotgun sequence genome:
- the LOC114173208 gene encoding amino acid transporter AVT1I-like, with protein MDMNTNIKTYPDIGKLAFGKTGRLIVSVSMYTELYLVSIGFLILEGDNLSNMFPNAKVSIAALTIAGKQFFVILVALIILPTVWLDNLSLLSYVSASGVFASLLIILSITWTATFDGVGFHHKGTLVHWNGLPTAVSLYAFCYCAHPVFPTLYNSMENKHQFSNVLIVCFVLTTVGYASMAIVGYLMFGDGAESQITLNLPLDKVSSKLAIYTTLVNPISKFALMATPITNALKDLLPKTYKNRVTSILLSTVLVMSTTVVALAVPFFGSLMSLVGAFLSVTASILLPCLCYLKISGTYKKFGYETVAIVIIIIAAIVMEISGTYISLVEIVQNL; from the exons ATGGATATGAATACGAATATCAAAACCTACCCTGATATAGGTAAACTTGCATTTGGAAAGACAGGGAGACTAATAGTGTCAGTATCCATGTACACGGAACTATATCTTGTTTCAATAGGATTCTTGATTCTAGAAGGTGATAACTTGAGTAACATGTTTCCCAACGCCAAGGTTTCGATAGCTGCCTTAACAATTGCAGGGAAACAATTCTTTGTGATATTGGTTGCCCTTATCATTCTGCCCACAGTTTGGTTGGATAACTTGAGTCTACTCTCTTATGTATCTGCAAGTGGAGTTTTTGCTTCTCTTCTCATCATCCTTTCAATAACATGGACTGCAACATTTGATGGAGTTGGTTTTCATCATAAAGGAACTCTTGTGCATTGGAATGGTCTCCCCACAGCTGTTAGCTTGTACGCCTTCTGTTATTGTGCACATCCTGTCTTTCCCACATTGTACAATTCGATGGAAAACAAACATCAGTTCTCTAAC GTCCTAATTGTATGTTTTGTCCTAACCACTGTGGGTTATGCATCGATGGCTATAGTGGGTTATTTAATGTTTGGTGACGGGGCTGAATCACAAATAACATTGAACCTGCCTCTGGACAAAGTTAGCTCAAAGTTAGCAATATACACAACCTTGGTGAATCCCATATCCAAGTTTGCTTTGATGGCAACACCTATTACGAATGCTTTGAAAGACTTGCTTCCGAAAACGTACAAGAATAGGGTGACGAGCATCTTACTAAGCACAGTGTTGGTAATGAGCACCACCGTTGTTGCTCTTGCTGTCCCTTTCTTTGGGTCTCTCATGTCCCTGGTTGGAGCCTTTCTAAGTGTCACAGCTTCTATTCTGCTTCCATGCTTGTGCTACTTGAAGATTTCGGGCACTTACAAGAAATTTGGGTATGAGACGGTAGccatagtgataataataattgcaGCTATTGTAATGGAAATTTCTGGGACCTACATCTCTCTCGTGGAAATAGTCCAAAATTTGTGA